A stretch of DNA from Fusobacterium sp. SYSU M8D902:
TTTTAATTTTTATTTTAACAAAGATTATTATTTTCCTCTTTGTTCTTGAATAGCTTTTTGGATAGAAGCTGGTACTTGTGTATACTCAGCAAATTCCATTGCATAGTTTGCTCTTCCTTGAGATTTAGATCTTAAGTCAGTTGCATATCCAAACATCTCTGATAAAGGTACTTTAGCAGAAATTATTTTAGCTCCGTTTCTATCGATCATTCCACTGATCATTCCTCTTCTAGAGTTTAAGTCTCCTATGATATCTCCCATGTACTCTTCTGGAGTAGTTACTTCTACTTTGAATACTGGCTCAAGGATTATTGGGTTAGATTTAGCAGCAGCTTGTTTAACAGCCATTGATCCTGCTACTTTAAACGCCATCTCTGATGAGTCAACTTCGTGGTAAGATCCATCATAAAGAGTTACTTTTACGTCAACTACAGGATATCCAGCTACAACTCCACTTTCTAGAGCTTCTTTACATCCTTTTTCTACTGCTGGAATATATTCTCTAGGAATAACTCCTCCAGTGATTTTGTTAACAAATTCAAACTCTTTTCCAGGATTTGGCTCAAGGATAATTTTAACGTGTCCGTATTGTCCTCTTCCTCCTGATTGCTTAGCATATTTAACTTCTTGGTCAGTTGTTCCAAGTATAGTTTCTCTGTAAGCAACTTGAGGTTTTCCAACTGTAGATTCAACTTTGAATTCTCTCTTCATTCTATCTACGATAATTTCAAGGTGAAGTTCTCCCATTCCTGAAATTATTGTTTGTCCTGTTTCTTCATCTGTCTTAACTTTGAAAGTAGGGTCTTCCTCAGCTAGTTTTGATAAAGCGATTCCCATTTTCTCTTGGTCAGCTTTTGTTTTTGGCTCAACTGCAACAGAGATAACTGGCTCTGGGAATTCCATTTTCTCAAGAACGATTGGTGCATCTTCAGCACAAAGAGTATCTCCAGTAGTAGTCTCTTTTAATCCTACTGCTGCTGCGATATCTCCACAGTAAACTGCGTCGATCTCTTCTCTTTTATTAGCGTGCATTTGAAGAATTCTTCCCATTCTCTCTTTTTTACCTTTTGTAGAGTTTAGAACATATGATCCTTTCTCTACTATTCCAGAGTAAACTCTGAAGAATGTTAATTTTCCAACAAATGGGTCAGTCATTACTTTGAATGCTAATGCTGCAAATGGAGCCTCATCTGACATCTCTCTATCTATTTCGATAGTAGGATCTTTCATATCAGTTCCTTTTACCATTGCAACGTCTGTAGGAGCTGGCATATAATCAACTATAGCGTTTAATAGTGCTTGAACTCCTTTGTTTTTGAACGCAGTTCCACAAGTTACTGGAACGATTACGTTGTCTATTGTAGCTTTTCTTAAAGCAACTCTGATCTCATCTTCGCTGATCTCTTCTCCACCAAAGAATTTTTCCATTAACTCATCGCTAGTTTCAACTATTGACTCTAACATGTGTTGTCTTAACTCTTCAGCTTTCTCTAATAATTCAGCTCTGATCTCTTTTATTTCATAGTTTTGTCCGTTGTCTGAGTCAACTGGCCATACTACTTCTTGCATTTTTATTAAGTCGATTACTCCCTCGAAGTTATCTTCTGCTCCGATTGGTAATTGAATAGGTACAGGGTTTGCACCTAATTTTTCTTTAATATCGTTTACACACATGCTGAAGTCAGCACCAATTCTATCCATTTTGTTGAAAAATGCGATTCTTGGTACTCTATATTTGTCAGCTTGTCTCCAAACAGTTTCTGATTGAGGTTGTACTCCATCAACTGCTGAGAATACTGCAACAGCACCGTCTAGAACTCTTAGAGATCTTTCAACCTCTACTGTAAAGTCCACGTGTCCTGGTGTGTCTATTATATTTATTCTATGCTCTCTCCAGAAACAAGTTGTAGCAGCTGAAGTAATTGTTATACCTCTTTCTTGCTCTTGCTCCATCCAGTCCATTGTAGCTCCACCTTCGTGAACCTCTCCAAGTTTGTGCTCTACTCCTGTATAGAATAGGATTCTTTCAGTAGTAGTAGTTTTTCCTGCGTCGATATGAGCCATGATTCCAACGTTTCTAGTCATATCTAATGAAACTTTCCTAGCCATTAAAAATTTCCTCCTCGAATTTTTTAAAACGAAATAATTGTCCTATACAGAATAATTAGATTTTATAGTGTGCGAAAGCTCTGTTAGCTTCTGCCATTTTATATGTATCTTCTTTCTTCTTAATAGTAGCTCCCTCGTTGTTAGCTGCTGCGATTAATTCTGCTGCTAACTTCTCGATCATACCATACTCTTTTCTTTGTCTTGTATAAAGAGTTAACCATCTGATAGCTAAAGTTTGTTGTCTATCTGCTTTAACTTCTACTGGAACTTGGTAAGTAGCTCCTCCGATTCTTCTTGATCTAACTTCGATTTGTGGTTTGATGTTTTCTAAAGCTTGTTTAAATACATCGTACCCCTCTTGACCAGTTTTCTCTTTTATTAAATCCATAGCTGAATAGAATATTCCTTCTGCTATTGCTTTTTTACCATCTAACATTATTGAGTTGATAACTTTAGTTACCACCTTATCAGAATATCTAGAATCAGGTAGTACATCTCTTTTTACTGCTGCTCTTCTTCTTGACATTTTTAACTGTTCACCTCCCTATAATTACGCTTTTTTAGCTCCATATTTAGATCTTGATTGTTTTCTCTTAGCAACTCCAGCTGTATCTAAAGCTCCTCTTATAACTTTATATCTAACCCCTGGTAAGTCTTTTGTTCTTCCTCCTCTTACAAGTACGATTGAGTGCTCTTGTAAGTTGTGTCCCTCTCCAGGAATGTAACAAGTAACTTCGATTCCATTAGTTAATTTTACTCTGGCAACCTTTCTTAAAGCTGAGTTAGGTTTCTTAGGTGTAGTAGTATAAACTCTTACACAAACTCCTCTTCTTTGTGGGTTTCCTTGTAATGCTGGTGATTTTTTCTTTTCAGATAGAGTATCTCTACCATTTTTTACTAATTGACTTAAAGTAGGCATTTTACCCTCCTTCCTAATTTTTTTATTTTATTTTAATATTATTATAACTTGAATATTATAATCATTTATTTTCAAAAAGTCAATAAAAATATAGCTACATTTTATAAATCCTTCTCATTATACCATATATTTTAAAAAATATAAAGTTTTTTTTATCTTTTCTAAAAAGAAAAGGGAAAAAATTACTCTAATGAACTCTGTATAAATACTGGTGATTGAAAGTAAGATTTTCCCTTTATCTGATTTTTTAATTTAACAGTTTTTTACTATTTTACTAATAAAGATTTTCCATTCATCTCTTCTGGTTTAGCTAGTCCAAGTATCTCTAACATAGTTGGAGCTATATCACATAGTTTTCCATCTTCTAATTTACAGTTTTTATATTTATCAGAAACTAAAATAAATGGTACATTGTTTGTTGTGTGAGCTGTAAATGGAATGTGTGTTTCTGGATCTTCCATTAACTCTACATTTCCATGGTCAGCTGTAATTAATAGTGTTCCTCCAAGCTCTAAAACTTTTTTAGATACTTTTCCTACACATCTATCTATTTTCTTTACAGCGGCAACAGCAGCATCAAATACTCCTGTATGTCCTACCATATCTGGGTTAGCATAGTTAACTACTATTACATCATACTCTCCAGAATCTAGAGCTTCCATAAGTCCCTCTGTTACTCCACAAGCTGACATCTCAGGTTGTAGATCATAAGTTGCTACCTTTGGAGAAGCCACTAATTTTCTATCCTCACCTACAAATTGCTCCTCTTTTCCACCGTTGAAGAAGAAAGTTACGTGAGCATATTTTTCAGTTTCAGCAGTTCTTAATTGTTTTAATCCAGCCTTTGATAAGATTTCACCAAAAGTATTAGTTATCTCCTTTTCTCCATATATTACTGGAGCATCTATTGTAGCATCATATTGACGCATACAGTAGTATTTTATATCCATATACTCTCTCTCAAATCCAGTAAAATCTTTATCATTCAATGCTCTTGTTATCTCTCTAGCTCTGTCTGGTCTAAAGTTGAAGTTTATAAACACATCTCCTTTTTTAACTAATCCTTGAGGATCTACTACTGTTGGAGCAACAAACTCATCAGTTTTTCCTTCAGCATATGATGTCTCTATAGCTTGTACAGCAGATTCAGCTTTATTTCCCTCTCCTAATACTATTGCATCATAAGCAAGTTTTACTCTATCCCAGTTTTTATCTCTATCCATAGCATAATATCTTCCTGAAAGAGTAGCTATTTTCCCCTCTCCAATCTCTGACATTTTTGCTTCTAACTCTTTTATAAATCCTTCTGCAGATTTTGGAGCAGTATCTCTTCCATCTAAAAATGCATGTACATATGCTTTTACTCCATATTTTTTAGCCATAGCTAAAAGTCCATATAGATGCTCTATGTGAGAGTGTACTCCACCATTTGATAACAATCCACCAAAATGAACTGTTTTACCATTTTTTACTGCATATTCAAAAGCCTCTTTTAAAACAGGGTTATTATATATTGTTCCCTCTCTTATATCTTTTGAAATCTCTACTAATGGTTGATATATTACTCTTCCTGATCCTATGTTTAAGTGTCCAACTTCTGAGTTACCCATCTGTCCTTCAGGTAGTCCTACTGCCTCTCCAGAAGCTTGTAATTCTGAATGAGGATACTCTTTCATTAAATTATAGAAATTCTCAGGGTTAGCAGCAACTATAGCATTTTTTTGCTCTGGGTGCTTATTTATTCCCCAACCATCTAGTATCATTAACATTACTGGTTTTTTCATTATTTTTTACTCCTCCTACTTCCTACTATTTAGCAGCTAAAACTATCTTAGCAAATGAAGCTGCCTCTAAAGAAGCTCCTCCTATTAATCCACCATCAATATCTGCTTGAGCTAATAATTCTACTGCATTTTCAGGTTTCATTGATCCACCATATTGAATTACCATCTCATCTGCAACTGCACCAAACATAGATCTTAATACTTCTCTTATCTCTTTATGAGTCTCTTGTGCCATCTCTGGAGTAGCAGTTTTTCCTGTTCCTATTGCCCAAACTGGCTCATAAGCTACGATTATATTTTTAGCTTCTTCAGCAGTTATATCTTTTAATCCCTCTCTGATTTGAGTTTCATTTACTTGTGCTGTTCTTCCAGCTTCTCTATCTTCTAATTTCTCTCCTATACATAGGATAGGTGTCATTCCTGCAGCAAGTACAGCTTTTACCTTTTCATTTATAAATTCATTTGATTCACAAAAGTACTCTCTTCTCTCTGAGTGTCCTAATATTACATATTTTACACCTATTGCTTTTAACATTAAAGGTGAAACCTCTCCAGTATAAGCTCCTGATGATTTAGGATATACGTTTTCTGCTGCTATCTCAACATTACTTCCTTCAACAGCTTTTACAGCATCTGATAGAGCTGTAAATGGAGCTCCGATTACTACTTTTACTCCCTCTACATCTTTTACTAATCCTTTTAATTCAGTAAGCATCTCTACTGCTTCTGCATTTGTTTTATTCATTTTCCAGTTTCCAGCGATTACATTTGTTCTCATGATTTTACCTCCATGTGCAATTTATTATATTATTCTCATTCTAAATATTATCATAGTAATTGTCAATTTTCAAATATTACATTGATCACTTACTAACTCTTAATTGGGCAATCTTTTACGATTTTGCTCATCTATAATATCCATATAGTAATTTTCGGCATTTTCATAAAAATCCTTTAACAGATCTCCGATAGAAAATTCCAACATCTCAACAAAAGTTTCATAGTCTTGAGCATCATAAGCTTTCTCAGCTTCCTGCATCTCCTGTTCAAAATCATTTATATAATCATCAAAATCACTGTACACAAAGTCCAAATCTCCACTTGACTTCATAAGTAACAGTAAATTATAGAACCATCTTAAAAATATTCCTCTCTCAATTATCTCTATCTCACTGATCTCTATTGCTACTTTTTTATCAGAATCATCTTCGTCAAATACTTCAAAAAATAGATCTATCTGCTCTTTAGCTCTCATTATTGAGTCTAGTAGCATCTCTCCCTCTGTCTTTGTTATTACCTCTACCAATTTTAAATCCTTTAGATTTATAATTGTATTATCTCTTAATTTTTCTCCATTCACATAGAATTTATATGGAACCTTATTGTCTAATGTTAACTGTTTATTTATCTCACTTACCATTCTACCAAAACTTTTAAACCGTTTCTGTTTTAGCTCCATTTTTTTATTGTCTACATATAACTCCATTTTTACTCCTTACTTCTCTACTCTATGGTTTAAAAATTTTTGAAACTGCAAAAGAAAAAATATATATCTGTTTTGGAGTACTCTTCTTAGTTAACTCTTTTATCATCTCTTTAATTGTACTTCCAGTAGTTACAATATCATCTACTATCAGTATAGTTTTCCCATTCAAATCTAATCCCTTATTTTGAAATGCTTTATATATATTTTCTTTTCTCTTTTCTTCATTTAAAAACTTATACATATGTTCAGTATTTTTCTCTCTATACACCTTTTCATATGAGATCTCACACTCTTCTAATAACTCTTCAACCTGATTAAAGCCTCTCTCCCTCTCTCTTGCCTTACTTATTGGTACTGGTAAGACAATATCTACATTTTTTTCACCTATAAGAGAGTTCAGTGGTTTTTTCATTAAAAGTGCTATCTCTTTTCCCAAACTTTTTCTATTTTTCAACTTAAAATCAGCTATTAATCTCTTTATGCTCTCATCATAATAGTAAAGGTAGTAATAGTTTTCTATATTCTTTAGACTACCTTTTCTCTTCAAATCTCTATAACACTCAAAACAGATGTAGTGAGAATCACTATTTGATCTTAAGCAAATTGGACATCTCTGAGA
This window harbors:
- the rpsL gene encoding 30S ribosomal protein S12 — its product is MPTLSQLVKNGRDTLSEKKKSPALQGNPQRRGVCVRVYTTTPKKPNSALRKVARVKLTNGIEVTCYIPGEGHNLQEHSIVLVRGGRTKDLPGVRYKVIRGALDTAGVAKRKQSRSKYGAKKA
- the gpmI gene encoding 2,3-bisphosphoglycerate-independent phosphoglycerate mutase; the encoded protein is MKKPVMLMILDGWGINKHPEQKNAIVAANPENFYNLMKEYPHSELQASGEAVGLPEGQMGNSEVGHLNIGSGRVIYQPLVEISKDIREGTIYNNPVLKEAFEYAVKNGKTVHFGGLLSNGGVHSHIEHLYGLLAMAKKYGVKAYVHAFLDGRDTAPKSAEGFIKELEAKMSEIGEGKIATLSGRYYAMDRDKNWDRVKLAYDAIVLGEGNKAESAVQAIETSYAEGKTDEFVAPTVVDPQGLVKKGDVFINFNFRPDRAREITRALNDKDFTGFEREYMDIKYYCMRQYDATIDAPVIYGEKEITNTFGEILSKAGLKQLRTAETEKYAHVTFFFNGGKEEQFVGEDRKLVASPKVATYDLQPEMSACGVTEGLMEALDSGEYDVIVVNYANPDMVGHTGVFDAAVAAVKKIDRCVGKVSKKVLELGGTLLITADHGNVELMEDPETHIPFTAHTTNNVPFILVSDKYKNCKLEDGKLCDIAPTMLEILGLAKPEEMNGKSLLVK
- the fusA gene encoding elongation factor G, which translates into the protein MARKVSLDMTRNVGIMAHIDAGKTTTTERILFYTGVEHKLGEVHEGGATMDWMEQEQERGITITSAATTCFWREHRINIIDTPGHVDFTVEVERSLRVLDGAVAVFSAVDGVQPQSETVWRQADKYRVPRIAFFNKMDRIGADFSMCVNDIKEKLGANPVPIQLPIGAEDNFEGVIDLIKMQEVVWPVDSDNGQNYEIKEIRAELLEKAEELRQHMLESIVETSDELMEKFFGGEEISEDEIRVALRKATIDNVIVPVTCGTAFKNKGVQALLNAIVDYMPAPTDVAMVKGTDMKDPTIEIDREMSDEAPFAALAFKVMTDPFVGKLTFFRVYSGIVEKGSYVLNSTKGKKERMGRILQMHANKREEIDAVYCGDIAAAVGLKETTTGDTLCAEDAPIVLEKMEFPEPVISVAVEPKTKADQEKMGIALSKLAEEDPTFKVKTDEETGQTIISGMGELHLEIIVDRMKREFKVESTVGKPQVAYRETILGTTDQEVKYAKQSGGRGQYGHVKIILEPNPGKEFEFVNKITGGVIPREYIPAVEKGCKEALESGVVAGYPVVDVKVTLYDGSYHEVDSSEMAFKVAGSMAVKQAAAKSNPIILEPVFKVEVTTPEEYMGDIIGDLNSRRGMISGMIDRNGAKIISAKVPLSEMFGYATDLRSKSQGRANYAMEFAEYTQVPASIQKAIQEQRGK
- the rpsG gene encoding 30S ribosomal protein S7, with amino-acid sequence MSRRRAAVKRDVLPDSRYSDKVVTKVINSIMLDGKKAIAEGIFYSAMDLIKEKTGQEGYDVFKQALENIKPQIEVRSRRIGGATYQVPVEVKADRQQTLAIRWLTLYTRQRKEYGMIEKLAAELIAAANNEGATIKKKEDTYKMAEANRAFAHYKI
- the tpiA gene encoding triose-phosphate isomerase, giving the protein MRTNVIAGNWKMNKTNAEAVEMLTELKGLVKDVEGVKVVIGAPFTALSDAVKAVEGSNVEIAAENVYPKSSGAYTGEVSPLMLKAIGVKYVILGHSERREYFCESNEFINEKVKAVLAAGMTPILCIGEKLEDREAGRTAQVNETQIREGLKDITAEEAKNIIVAYEPVWAIGTGKTATPEMAQETHKEIREVLRSMFGAVADEMVIQYGGSMKPENAVELLAQADIDGGLIGGASLEAASFAKIVLAAK
- a CDS encoding phosphoribosyltransferase family protein; its protein translation is MIRKKFVQSIKELIFSQRCPICLRSNSDSHYICFECYRDLKRKGSLKNIENYYYLYYYDESIKRLIADFKLKNRKSLGKEIALLMKKPLNSLIGEKNVDIVLPVPISKARERERGFNQVEELLEECEISYEKVYREKNTEHMYKFLNEEKRKENIYKAFQNKGLDLNGKTILIVDDIVTTGSTIKEMIKELTKKSTPKQIYIFSFAVSKIFKP
- a CDS encoding chemotaxis protein; the protein is MELYVDNKKMELKQKRFKSFGRMVSEINKQLTLDNKVPYKFYVNGEKLRDNTIINLKDLKLVEVITKTEGEMLLDSIMRAKEQIDLFFEVFDEDDSDKKVAIEISEIEIIERGIFLRWFYNLLLLMKSSGDLDFVYSDFDDYINDFEQEMQEAEKAYDAQDYETFVEMLEFSIGDLLKDFYENAENYYMDIIDEQNRKRLPN